The Paenibacillus beijingensis nucleotide sequence GAGGTCGCGCCAACGATGACGGAGGATACAACAGGCCGGCTTATGAGCCAGGCCAGCGACAGGACGCCGGGCGTGCATCCGCACTCGCGGGCGAGCGTAAGCACGCTGCGGCCGAGCTCGATCCGCTCCGGATCGAGAAAGCGGGCGAAGCTCGGGTCGGTATCGGCACGGGAGCCCGCTGGCGGAGCCGCCTCGAATGCATATTTGCCCGTCAAAATCCCGCCGGCAAGCGGAAAATACGGAATGATCCCGACGCCCTGATCCAGGCAGAGCGGTACAAGCTCCGCTTCCGGCGCCCGGTCCGCGAGCGAGTAGCTCGTCTGTGTAGAGACGAAGCGGCTCGCGCCGAGCTTTTCGCTCACGCCGAGCGCTTTCATCAACTCCCATGCGGCATAGTTGGATGCTCCAATATACCGCACCTTGCCGGAACGTACCATATCCTCCAGCGCGCGCAGCGTCTCGTCGAGCGGGGTATCGGGATCAAACGTATGGATCTGGTACAGATCGACATGATCGGTGCGCAGCCGCTGAAGGCTGTCCTCCAGCTCGCGCATCAAATGATAGCGGGATGAGCCTCGGGCATTCGGATGCTCCCCGCGCGGCAGCCCGGCTTTCGTCGCCAGAACGGCTTCATGGCGTCTTCCCTGCAGCGCAATGCCGATGATGCGCTCCGATTCCGTTCCGGCGTAGATGTTGGCGGTGTCGATGAAATTGATGCCGGAATCGAGAGCCTGGTGGACGATCCGGACGGATGCGTCCTCATCCGCTCGTTTGCCGAATGCATTCGTGCCCAGACCGAGAGCGGACACCTTCAAGCCGCTGCCGCCCAATTTGCGAAATTCCATTGCTGCTTCAACTCCCTTGTTCAATATAAGGACCATTATACACCTGCGGAGTATTTTATTGCCTTCTTGCTTTAATGGGAAATCCCGATTTTACGCTCGAAGGTAAAAATATCTAATGTTTTACGCAAATGATCATTAGCGCAATCAGGCTTGTTTGAGTTAAACTATAAGTATTCCGATTAATTTATAAGGTTTTATCGGTGGCATTCGTTACATAAATGAACAACGCCTCGGGGTTGCGGAAGATGAGCAGTAATTTCATTCAAATAAGATTGTTATGGGGAGTGGGAGAGAGATATGAAAAAAAGGCTTGCAGGTATAGCTACAACCGGTTTGGCGTTTTTAACGCTTTTATCCGCATGCGGCAGCAGCGGCAGCGGTCAAAGTCAAACTTCCGGCAGTGAAGGTTCTAGCTCGGGCGAACAGAAAGCGGAGCAGGTAACGCTGACTTACGGCCTGTGGGATCAGGTTCAAGTGCCGGCAATGGAAGAAATCATTGCAAAATTCAAACAGCAGCATCCGAATATCGACGTGAAGATCCAGCTGACGCCTTGGAGCGAATATTGGACCAAGCTTGAAACGGCGGGGACGGGCGGCACGCTCCCCGATGTGTTTTGGATGAACGGCGGCACATTGCCCAAATACGCGGCGAACGGTCTGCTGCTTCAGCTGGACGATTATGCGAAGCAGGACAGCTTCGATTTCGGCGCTTACCCGCAGCCGCTTGTCAATCTGTATTCTTATGACGACAAGCATTACGGCGTTCCGAAAGATTATGACGTCGTAGGGTTGTGGTACAACAAAACGCTGTTTGATGAGGCTCACATCCCTTATCCGGACGAAACATGGGACTGGAACAAAGCGGTGGAAGTCGCCAAAAAGCTAACCAATCCGGAGAAAGGAATATGGGGGCTGCCCGCACAATTCCAAGGACAAACGGGATATTACAACACGATCCTCGAAGCGGGTGGCGGATTCATTTCCGAGGACGGCAAAAAATCGTTGTACGACACGCCGGAAGCCATCCGCGGCCTGAAGCTGCAGACCGACCTCATCCACGTTCACAAAGTGTCCCCGACGCTGGCGCAGATGACGGACACCGCTCCGAAGGATTTGTTTAAATCCGGCAAGGTCGCCATGCTGACGGACGGCTCGTGGAACGTGAAAGATTTTGCGACGAACGAATATACGAAGGATAAAATCGATATCGCAGTGCTTCCGAAAGACAAGCTGCGCACATGTGTCATTCACGGTCTCGGCAATGTGGCCGCAGCAAATACGAAGCATCCGAAGGAAGTGTGGGAATTTCTGAAATTCCTCGGTTCCAAGGAAGCGGCGGAAATTCAGGCCAAGGACGGAACGGCGCTTCCGGCCATTGCGGGCGGGCAGGAGTTGTGGATCAAGTCGGTTCCGCAGTTCCATCTTCAAAAGTTCATCGATATGGCGAACCAATCGATTCAGCTGCCGCGTGCCCCGGTTACGGCCAAGCTGGACGGGCTCGAGGCGGAATATTTGAAAAAAGCCTATACAGGCGAGGCAACGCCTGAGCAGGCGGCCAAAGAGCTGGCCGAGAAAATTACTGAGCAGCTGAATAAATAACGATTGCGGAAGCTGTGCCCCTGCGAGGAAAGGAGATGATACGATGGCGGTTCACCAGGAGCTTGCGGCAGCGGTCCCCCGCAGCCGGAAGTCAAAATTGAAACGGCGCGAATATCTGTGGGGATACGGGATGATTTTACCCTTATTGCTCGGCGTCGGCGTGCTGTTTATATGGCCGGTAGTCCGGACCGTCTATCTTTCTTTCACGGAGTGGGGAGACTT carries:
- a CDS encoding ABC transporter substrate-binding protein, coding for MKKRLAGIATTGLAFLTLLSACGSSGSGQSQTSGSEGSSSGEQKAEQVTLTYGLWDQVQVPAMEEIIAKFKQQHPNIDVKIQLTPWSEYWTKLETAGTGGTLPDVFWMNGGTLPKYAANGLLLQLDDYAKQDSFDFGAYPQPLVNLYSYDDKHYGVPKDYDVVGLWYNKTLFDEAHIPYPDETWDWNKAVEVAKKLTNPEKGIWGLPAQFQGQTGYYNTILEAGGGFISEDGKKSLYDTPEAIRGLKLQTDLIHVHKVSPTLAQMTDTAPKDLFKSGKVAMLTDGSWNVKDFATNEYTKDKIDIAVLPKDKLRTCVIHGLGNVAAANTKHPKEVWEFLKFLGSKEAAEIQAKDGTALPAIAGGQELWIKSVPQFHLQKFIDMANQSIQLPRAPVTAKLDGLEAEYLKKAYTGEATPEQAAKELAEKITEQLNK
- a CDS encoding aldo/keto reductase translates to MEFRKLGGSGLKVSALGLGTNAFGKRADEDASVRIVHQALDSGINFIDTANIYAGTESERIIGIALQGRRHEAVLATKAGLPRGEHPNARGSSRYHLMRELEDSLQRLRTDHVDLYQIHTFDPDTPLDETLRALEDMVRSGKVRYIGASNYAAWELMKALGVSEKLGASRFVSTQTSYSLADRAPEAELVPLCLDQGVGIIPYFPLAGGILTGKYAFEAAPPAGSRADTDPSFARFLDPERIELGRSVLTLARECGCTPGVLSLAWLISRPVVSSVIVGATSTAQLEENLQSVTLKPAPELLEKLDELSEPFRYGKPFAVYRL